Within the Bradyrhizobium cosmicum genome, the region GAAGCCATTGTCGCTGGAGGTGCCGGAGCGAAGCGGAGGCCTCGAAGGACGACGGCGTGCCGCTGAGGTGGGACCTCGGCCGTGCATCCTTCGAGGCTCGCAAGGGCTCGCACCTCAGGATGACGGGTCCACTACCGTGACACAGGGCTCCGCCGAAGACTCCCTCATCGCGCGCTATTTCAAGCCGCTGGCGACCGATCCCGGCGCGTTCGGGCTTGTCGATGATGCCGCGGTCCTGTCTTCATCCGGCGACGACATCGTGGTCACCACCGACGCCATCGTCGAGGGCGTGCACTATCTTGCCACCGACCCGCCCGACAGCATCGCGCGCAAGGCGCTGCGGGTGAACCTGTCCGATCTCGCCGCCAAGGGCGCGGTGCCCGCCGGCTTCGTCCTGACACTGGCGCTGCGCAGCAAGGAAGACGCCTGGCTCGGACCGTTCGCGGATGCCCTCGGCGAGGATACCAGGACCTTCGCTTGTCCGCTGCTTGGCGGCGACACGGTGTCGACGCCGGGACCGCAAATGATCTCGATCACGGCTTTCGGCCGCGTCCCGAACGGGCGGACGGTCGGCCGCACCGGTGCCAAGCCGGGCGACCGCATCCTGGTGACGGGAACGATCGGTGATGCGGCGCTCGGTCTCGACGTGCTCACCGGCGGCGCGGCGGCGGCGGCGCTCGCGTCCGACCCCACCGCAAGAGAGGCACTGGTCTCGCGCTATCGTGTTCCGCAGCCCCGCAACGTTCTGGCGCAGGCCGTACGCGAGCATGCCTCGGCCGCGATGGATGTCTCCGACGGGCTCGCCGGCGACCTGACCAAGCTCTGTGCGGCGTCCGGTGTCTCGGCCACGGTCGAGGTGGCGAACGTGCCCCTGTCTGCCGCGGCGGCCGGGCTGATCGCGCGCAACGTCGTTTGTGTTGAGACGCTGCTTGCCGGGGGCGACGATTACGAGGTGCTGTGCACGGTGCCGCCGGCGCACAGCGATGCGCTGATTGCCGCAGGGCGGGCAGCGGGCGTGGTCGTCACGGCGATCGGCACGATCGTCGCGGGCGATGAGCGGCCGCGCTTTCTCGACGGGCACGGCCAGGAACTGGCCCTGACGCGCCTGTCCTACAGTCACTTCTGAATTCAAATCCGCCTCGACCCCCAT harbors:
- the thiL gene encoding thiamine-phosphate kinase, with amino-acid sequence MTQGSAEDSLIARYFKPLATDPGAFGLVDDAAVLSSSGDDIVVTTDAIVEGVHYLATDPPDSIARKALRVNLSDLAAKGAVPAGFVLTLALRSKEDAWLGPFADALGEDTRTFACPLLGGDTVSTPGPQMISITAFGRVPNGRTVGRTGAKPGDRILVTGTIGDAALGLDVLTGGAAAAALASDPTAREALVSRYRVPQPRNVLAQAVREHASAAMDVSDGLAGDLTKLCAASGVSATVEVANVPLSAAAAGLIARNVVCVETLLAGGDDYEVLCTVPPAHSDALIAAGRAAGVVVTAIGTIVAGDERPRFLDGHGQELALTRLSYSHF